A genomic window from Rhodococcus sp. KBS0724 includes:
- a CDS encoding ABC transporter permease, translated as MTAVVTGGSAGVRTAKVAQTKKRSSARRSKIVKATLMYAASAAIGLGIWSFLAWWYGPTTIASPAEVWSAAQELWESGVLWSSITASGQRILIGWFLGVVIGAPVGILMGRIAIVRQLLDPYIEFFRFIPPIAFVTLAVVWFGIGETSKVVLIFYTSVFIVTVSTIAATVAISENKLQAAANLGANKLQIMKTVVLPSSIPGIVTGARLAMGNSFLTIVSAEIVAADQGIGSMIWQARNYGRIDWTFVGIIVLGIMGFIFDRILRILSSRYLARYGVK; from the coding sequence GTGACGGCTGTAGTGACCGGTGGTTCAGCCGGCGTGAGAACAGCGAAGGTGGCGCAGACAAAAAAGCGTTCGTCTGCGCGGCGATCCAAGATTGTCAAAGCGACGCTGATGTATGCAGCCTCAGCGGCAATCGGATTGGGCATCTGGTCGTTCCTGGCGTGGTGGTACGGGCCGACCACCATTGCATCACCGGCCGAAGTATGGTCGGCGGCACAGGAACTGTGGGAGAGCGGCGTTCTGTGGTCGTCGATCACCGCATCGGGTCAGCGAATTCTCATCGGCTGGTTCCTGGGTGTCGTGATCGGTGCTCCTGTCGGAATTCTGATGGGCCGCATTGCCATCGTGCGACAGCTCCTCGATCCGTACATCGAGTTCTTCCGGTTCATTCCGCCTATTGCGTTTGTCACTCTCGCCGTCGTGTGGTTCGGCATCGGTGAGACGTCGAAGGTTGTTCTGATCTTCTACACCTCGGTATTCATCGTTACGGTCAGCACGATTGCCGCGACTGTTGCGATCAGCGAGAACAAACTGCAGGCAGCGGCAAATCTTGGTGCCAACAAACTTCAGATCATGAAGACGGTGGTCCTGCCCTCGTCGATCCCCGGCATCGTCACCGGCGCTCGCCTGGCAATGGGCAACAGCTTCCTCACCATCGTGTCGGCGGAGATCGTCGCCGCCGACCAGGGTATCGGTTCGATGATCTGGCAGGCTCGAAACTACGGCCGGATCGACTGGACGTTCGTCGGCATCATCGTCCTGGGCATCATGGGCTTCATCTTCGACCGGATCCTCCGCATTCTGTCCTCACGGTACCTCGCCCGTTACGGCGTCAAATAG
- a CDS encoding class II aldolase/adducin family protein — protein sequence MNHPLSIAEQAGIPGPPEFADIESERRRRKTAVIGGYRILSKFGLDEGISGHITARDPEDPETFWTAPFGRHFSQVQPEELLHVASDGTVISGDGPLNRAAFVIHSKVHEARPDVIGAVHAHGLNGKAFSSLHTRLTPITQDACAFHEDHSIYEEYHGVALDEEEGIRIADALGSNKAVILTNHGHLTVGTSVESAVWWYVSMERSMQAELTARAAGDPVVLHEKIAAQTYEAVGTEKVGWFAYSTIIQKIAADEPEVFAH from the coding sequence ATGAATCACCCGCTGAGCATTGCCGAGCAGGCCGGAATTCCGGGACCGCCCGAGTTCGCCGATATCGAGAGTGAGCGGCGTCGACGCAAGACCGCCGTCATCGGCGGGTATCGGATCCTGTCGAAATTCGGTTTGGACGAGGGAATCTCGGGACATATCACCGCCCGAGACCCGGAAGATCCGGAGACTTTCTGGACTGCGCCGTTCGGGCGGCACTTCTCCCAGGTTCAGCCGGAGGAATTGCTGCATGTGGCGTCGGACGGCACGGTCATTTCCGGAGACGGACCGCTCAACCGGGCAGCGTTTGTCATCCACAGCAAGGTTCACGAGGCTCGTCCCGACGTCATCGGAGCTGTTCACGCTCACGGTTTGAACGGTAAGGCGTTCTCCTCGCTGCACACCCGTCTCACGCCGATCACTCAGGACGCGTGCGCCTTTCACGAGGATCACTCGATCTACGAGGAGTATCACGGGGTGGCGCTGGACGAAGAGGAGGGGATTCGCATCGCGGATGCCCTCGGATCGAACAAGGCCGTGATCCTCACCAACCACGGCCATCTGACCGTCGGAACTTCCGTGGAGAGCGCAGTGTGGTGGTATGTGTCGATGGAGCGGTCGATGCAGGCGGAGCTGACAGCGCGAGCCGCCGGTGATCCGGTTGTCCTGCACGAGAAGATCGCGGCGCAGACCTACGAGGCAGTCGGCACCGAGAAGGTGGGGTGGTTTGCGTACTCGACCATCATCCAGAAGATCGCAGCAGACGAACCCGAGGTATTCGCGCACTGA
- a CDS encoding NAD(P)/FAD-dependent oxidoreductase has product MNTTSSTATDNEIGVDILIIGAGPAGLYGAYYAGFRGLSVAVIDALAEPGGQVSAMYPEKAILDIAGFPSVKGRNLIEGLIAQAAPFDPVYLLGMQARELSHDDDGRVRITTSTGQVVVAGAVVITGGIGTFTPRPLAKGSEFMDRGLSYFVPDLSAHTGKDVVIVGGGDSAFDWAVHLEPIAKSVTLVHRRDRFRAHKSTVAKVQESSVQVLVNADVSAVRGNGWIGEVDITHKQDKSTSTLPAQSVIAALGFTADLGPMMEWGIEIDNRHIAVNTRMETNVPRVYAAGDITDYPGKVRLIAVGFGEAATAVNNAAAVLDPEAEIFPGHSTEQEG; this is encoded by the coding sequence GTGAACACAACGTCTTCCACGGCGACCGACAACGAGATCGGCGTCGATATTCTGATCATTGGTGCCGGCCCCGCCGGGCTATACGGCGCGTACTACGCAGGCTTCCGCGGCCTCTCGGTTGCCGTGATCGATGCCCTTGCGGAACCGGGGGGACAGGTCAGTGCGATGTACCCGGAGAAGGCGATCCTCGACATCGCAGGATTCCCTTCGGTCAAGGGACGCAACCTCATCGAGGGTTTGATAGCGCAGGCTGCCCCGTTCGATCCGGTGTACCTTCTGGGCATGCAGGCTCGTGAGCTGTCGCATGACGACGACGGCCGGGTGCGCATCACCACCAGCACGGGCCAGGTAGTGGTGGCCGGCGCGGTTGTCATCACCGGCGGCATCGGAACCTTCACCCCACGTCCGTTGGCGAAGGGTTCGGAGTTCATGGATCGGGGGCTGAGTTACTTCGTCCCGGATCTGTCGGCGCACACCGGGAAAGACGTTGTCATCGTCGGTGGCGGCGACAGCGCGTTCGACTGGGCCGTTCACCTGGAACCGATTGCCAAGTCCGTCACCCTGGTTCACCGGCGAGATCGTTTCCGCGCGCACAAATCCACAGTTGCCAAGGTGCAGGAAAGCAGTGTCCAGGTTCTCGTCAACGCCGATGTCTCGGCGGTACGTGGAAACGGGTGGATCGGCGAGGTCGACATCACCCACAAACAAGACAAGAGCACGTCCACGCTACCCGCTCAATCCGTCATCGCAGCATTGGGATTCACGGCCGACCTCGGTCCGATGATGGAGTGGGGAATCGAGATCGACAATCGCCACATCGCGGTGAATACACGGATGGAGACGAATGTTCCGCGTGTGTATGCCGCCGGGGACATCACGGATTATCCCGGCAAGGTCCGCTTGATTGCCGTCGGTTTCGGTGAAGCCGCTACTGCGGTGAACAACGCTGCGGCAGTGCTGGATCCGGAAGCGGAGATCTTCCCTGGACACTCCACCGAACAGGAGGGTTAG
- a CDS encoding DUF362 domain-containing protein: MAFVIGEACIDYTDRSCMEECPVDCIYEGDRKLYINPNECIDCGACELACPVEAITVDRKADADFKEDNKRFFLEILPTRSEPVGNPGGSAKIDIVGVDTPMVAAF, encoded by the coding sequence ATGGCATTTGTCATCGGTGAAGCATGCATCGACTACACGGACCGATCGTGCATGGAAGAATGCCCCGTGGATTGCATCTACGAGGGTGATCGCAAGCTCTACATCAACCCGAACGAATGCATCGACTGCGGCGCTTGCGAATTGGCCTGCCCAGTGGAGGCGATCACCGTCGACCGGAAAGCAGACGCGGATTTCAAGGAAGACAACAAGCGCTTCTTCCTCGAGATCTTGCCTACCCGTAGCGAACCCGTCGGAAATCCGGGTGGTTCGGCAAAGATCGACATCGTCGGCGTCGATACCCCGATGGTTGCGGCGTTCTGA
- a CDS encoding alpha/beta fold hydrolase — protein MADGLRLGYVDSSFGQLHYAQQGSGEAILLLHQAPRSWDEFRELIPLLADDFRVVAMDMPGYGNSAPVPGPQTIETYARGAWELLDTLGVDRVTVIGHHTGAAVALEMAASRPERVHAAVLSSCPWTDRNYREGHSGPGGIDCVDRAADGSHLTRLWEMRRPYYPEPGTALLDRFIRDALAYRVDPAEGHKACARYVMEARIGSVTAPVLLIGAQKDPFSMPNVAPLRAHLTGAPVVETEIVESGTVALVEEHAPQIASAVRMFLENYAGRRPV, from the coding sequence ATGGCTGACGGCCTGCGACTCGGATACGTGGATTCGTCCTTCGGGCAATTGCATTACGCGCAGCAAGGTTCGGGTGAGGCGATTCTCCTGCTTCATCAGGCGCCCCGGTCGTGGGACGAGTTCCGCGAGCTCATTCCACTCCTTGCCGACGACTTCCGCGTTGTCGCGATGGACATGCCGGGGTACGGCAACAGTGCTCCGGTGCCCGGCCCGCAGACCATCGAGACCTATGCGCGAGGCGCGTGGGAATTGCTCGACACCCTGGGTGTCGATCGAGTCACGGTCATCGGTCACCACACCGGTGCGGCAGTGGCGCTCGAGATGGCGGCATCACGCCCCGAGAGGGTGCACGCTGCCGTGCTCTCGTCGTGCCCGTGGACTGACCGCAACTACCGCGAGGGGCATTCGGGACCCGGTGGGATCGACTGCGTCGACCGGGCCGCAGACGGTAGCCATCTCACCAGGCTGTGGGAGATGCGTCGCCCCTACTACCCCGAACCAGGCACCGCGCTGCTCGACAGGTTCATCCGAGACGCGCTTGCCTACCGGGTAGATCCGGCGGAGGGGCACAAAGCCTGCGCCCGCTATGTCATGGAGGCGAGAATCGGTTCGGTGACTGCGCCGGTTTTGCTGATCGGCGCGCAGAAGGATCCCTTCTCGATGCCTAACGTTGCGCCGTTGCGTGCACACCTGACGGGTGCGCCAGTGGTGGAAACGGAGATCGTCGAATCGGGGACCGTCGCGCTCGTCGAGGAGCACGCTCCGCAGATTGCATCCGCCGTCCGCATGTTTCTGGAGAATTACGCAGGTAGACGCCCCGTGTAA
- a CDS encoding IclR family transcriptional regulator, which produces MAAPQQSVGFGSVLPIAPRTAAPITAAPAQPAGELSSVLGKARMILDAFDTDHSDLSLTELTRRSGVAKATVHRLAGELVEWGLLERAGTKYRLGLRLFELGQLVPRQRILRDAALPYMEDLLLATQETVHFAVRDGIDVLYIEKIIGHRGLNQQSRVAGRLPLYCTATGKIILAFSPQSVFDEVVEQGFTALTSRTTMSVSVLRQQTERMRKEQLAVEVEETRLGYMSVAVPVFSGPRTLAGALSVTAPTARLNVSRITGALRTAGAGITRKLHAMKCTHSPSDPLALRTICSPVMCSFNGCGK; this is translated from the coding sequence ATGGCCGCTCCACAACAATCCGTCGGGTTCGGATCAGTTCTGCCCATCGCGCCCAGAACTGCTGCGCCGATCACGGCTGCACCGGCGCAGCCCGCCGGGGAGCTGTCCTCGGTTCTGGGCAAGGCTCGAATGATCTTGGACGCTTTCGACACCGACCACAGTGACCTGTCTCTGACGGAGCTCACTCGGCGCAGTGGGGTCGCGAAAGCGACGGTTCACCGGTTGGCCGGCGAGCTGGTCGAGTGGGGATTGCTCGAGCGCGCAGGAACCAAGTACCGGCTCGGCCTGCGATTGTTCGAGCTGGGCCAATTGGTGCCGCGTCAGCGGATTCTGCGCGACGCGGCGCTGCCGTACATGGAGGACCTGCTGCTGGCGACGCAGGAGACGGTTCACTTTGCGGTTCGTGACGGCATCGACGTCCTCTACATCGAGAAGATCATCGGACACCGCGGGCTCAATCAGCAGTCGCGGGTGGCCGGTCGGCTCCCGCTGTACTGCACCGCCACGGGCAAGATCATCCTTGCCTTCTCCCCGCAATCGGTCTTCGACGAGGTAGTCGAGCAGGGTTTCACCGCCTTGACCAGTCGAACGACGATGTCCGTCAGCGTGCTGCGCCAGCAAACCGAGCGGATGCGTAAGGAACAACTCGCCGTGGAGGTCGAGGAGACACGGCTCGGGTACATGAGCGTCGCAGTGCCGGTGTTCAGCGGCCCGCGCACTCTGGCCGGCGCGTTGTCTGTGACAGCGCCGACGGCTCGCCTCAACGTCAGCCGCATCACCGGGGCCCTGCGTACTGCCGGCGCCGGAATCACCCGAAAACTTCATGCCATGAAGTGCACACATTCACCGAGCGACCCGCTGGCTCTGCGCACGATCTGCAGTCCGGTGATGTGTTCGTTCAACGGTTGCGGCAAGTAG
- a CDS encoding AMP-binding protein yields MPHDAHAIPRSLPDLIRKRTLERPDHPALVVDGITVTYRELRDRAASMGADLRNHGVGRGERVAALSGNRIELADLVLGCAWIGAVVVPLNTALRADSVASALEQAGVQRILVSPEYSGAVAGFDGTVWVMGEQYVPTAGSHPGCEPETLDPLDLAAILFTSGTTGLPRGVRCPHAQFLQWGKGVGASLGLTGDDVLYNCLPLFHTNALNAFVQSLWAGSTFVLGQRFSVRNHWREVREIGATVDYLLGAMVAMLMNADPSPQDRDHSAHVALAPATPAHLIEPFAQRFGVELVDGFGSTETNLVIGTLPGDRRAGYMGRVMSGYDAAVVNDGTAAADGEPGELVVRSTIPGACSLGYLGEEIPAPESWIHTGDRAIREADGWFRFVDRIKDVIRRRGENISGAEVETVLALHPSVGQVAVFPVPSDLAEDDVMAAVILRPGVSFDPISILEFSQQQLPYFALPRYIDVVDTLPLTETGKVQKAVLRERGVGPRTWDCEKSVFRARR; encoded by the coding sequence ATGCCCCACGACGCACATGCCATTCCGCGCTCGCTTCCGGATTTGATCCGGAAGCGAACTCTGGAGCGTCCGGATCATCCGGCCCTCGTCGTCGACGGGATCACGGTCACCTACCGCGAATTGCGGGATCGTGCAGCGTCGATGGGGGCGGATCTCCGTAACCACGGTGTCGGCCGTGGGGAGCGCGTGGCGGCACTGTCCGGCAACAGGATCGAACTGGCAGACCTTGTTCTCGGATGCGCGTGGATCGGTGCGGTTGTCGTCCCACTCAATACTGCCCTCCGAGCCGACAGTGTTGCCAGCGCACTCGAACAGGCTGGTGTACAACGGATCCTGGTTTCACCCGAATACTCTGGCGCTGTAGCCGGATTCGACGGCACCGTGTGGGTCATGGGTGAACAATACGTCCCCACTGCCGGTTCGCATCCGGGCTGTGAGCCCGAGACCCTCGATCCGCTCGACCTGGCCGCGATACTCTTCACCTCCGGCACCACCGGTCTGCCCCGAGGCGTCCGATGCCCGCACGCGCAGTTCCTGCAGTGGGGCAAAGGCGTCGGCGCCTCACTCGGGCTCACCGGGGACGATGTGCTGTACAACTGCCTGCCGCTGTTTCACACCAATGCTCTCAATGCCTTCGTTCAGTCCCTCTGGGCCGGGTCTACTTTTGTCCTGGGACAACGATTTTCGGTCCGCAATCATTGGCGCGAAGTTCGCGAGATCGGCGCAACTGTCGACTACCTGCTGGGCGCGATGGTGGCTATGTTGATGAACGCGGACCCCTCGCCGCAAGACCGAGACCACAGCGCCCACGTGGCACTTGCCCCCGCAACGCCGGCTCATCTGATCGAACCGTTTGCCCAGAGATTCGGTGTTGAACTCGTGGACGGATTCGGAAGTACCGAAACCAATCTCGTGATCGGCACGCTTCCGGGAGATCGGCGGGCCGGGTACATGGGCCGGGTGATGAGCGGCTACGACGCCGCAGTCGTCAACGACGGTACTGCTGCCGCAGACGGGGAGCCCGGCGAACTGGTGGTCCGCAGCACGATCCCCGGCGCCTGTTCACTGGGCTATCTGGGCGAGGAGATTCCGGCGCCGGAGAGTTGGATACACACCGGCGACAGAGCGATTCGGGAAGCAGACGGCTGGTTCCGATTTGTCGATCGCATCAAAGACGTGATTCGGCGCCGCGGTGAAAACATATCCGGCGCCGAAGTGGAAACCGTTCTGGCGCTGCATCCGTCCGTCGGCCAGGTTGCCGTCTTCCCGGTACCGTCGGATCTCGCCGAGGATGACGTCATGGCAGCTGTAATACTGCGCCCCGGAGTATCTTTCGACCCCATTTCGATTCTGGAGTTCTCCCAGCAACAGCTGCCGTACTTTGCACTTCCCCGGTACATCGACGTCGTGGACACGTTGCCACTCACCGAAACCGGGAAGGTACAGAAAGCAGTGCTACGTGAGAGGGGCGTCGGCCCACGCACCTGGGACTGCGAGAAGAGCGTGTTCCGCGCCCGGCGATAG
- a CDS encoding zinc-binding alcohol dehydrogenase family protein: MRAARLHQFGTSPVIDDIDIPTRESGQTLVRIDAAALGHLDITVASGNFGVKPNLPHIGGTDGAATVIESDTYEPGTRLLVRGGGVGLFKNGCWAEYLVAADKAFTPFDPALSPAVAATFFLPSTTGYVAVNDIAAVAPGERVVVAGASGAVGSMAAQFALLAGASEVIGVVPREDQAALLPEGVHPVVGQGDELAGVLGSEPSVDAVIDTLGGDGLPHLLASVVPGGRAALIGYTLGKSLTLDLPNWLLSDVRILPVNMIRKTARQAELAPEMIRLLIEGKISVAVQEFPLDDIATALQLMGEGKVAGRAVVVP, from the coding sequence ATGCGCGCGGCCCGACTCCATCAGTTCGGCACTTCACCGGTCATCGACGACATCGACATTCCCACACGTGAATCCGGTCAGACGCTCGTGCGCATCGACGCTGCCGCGCTCGGCCATCTCGACATCACCGTCGCAAGCGGAAACTTCGGAGTCAAGCCGAACCTGCCACATATCGGTGGAACAGACGGAGCGGCGACGGTAATCGAATCCGACACCTATGAGCCTGGCACCCGCCTTCTGGTCCGAGGCGGCGGAGTCGGCCTGTTCAAGAACGGTTGCTGGGCTGAGTATCTGGTAGCGGCAGACAAGGCGTTCACACCCTTTGATCCCGCACTGTCGCCGGCCGTCGCCGCAACCTTCTTCCTGCCCAGCACAACCGGCTATGTTGCCGTCAACGACATTGCAGCCGTCGCTCCCGGCGAACGAGTTGTTGTCGCCGGAGCATCCGGCGCTGTCGGATCGATGGCAGCACAGTTCGCTCTGCTTGCCGGAGCGTCCGAGGTAATCGGTGTTGTACCGCGCGAAGATCAGGCTGCCTTGCTTCCGGAGGGTGTGCATCCCGTCGTCGGGCAAGGCGACGAACTTGCCGGAGTGCTGGGATCCGAGCCTTCCGTCGACGCCGTGATCGACACGCTTGGCGGCGACGGCTTGCCGCACCTTCTGGCGAGTGTTGTCCCCGGTGGCCGGGCTGCCCTGATCGGATATACCTTGGGTAAGAGCCTCACCCTGGACTTGCCGAACTGGTTGCTCAGCGATGTCCGGATCCTGCCCGTCAACATGATTCGCAAGACTGCCCGGCAAGCCGAACTGGCACCTGAAATGATCCGGCTGCTCATCGAAGGCAAGATTTCCGTTGCAGTGCAGGAGTTTCCGCTGGATGACATCGCAACGGCACTGCAGTTGATGGGTGAGGGCAAGGTTGCCGGCCGGGCCGTCGTCGTACCCTGA